A window of Gottschalkia purinilytica contains these coding sequences:
- a CDS encoding GntR family transcriptional regulator — translation MKIIISNTSDRPIYEQITHQIKDLIINGELKEAQILPSIRNLAKELKISVITTKRAYEELEREGYISTVPGKGSYVSAQNKELLRESRVRIVEEKLAEAVSAAKTINITFEELKEMLKFFYEEA, via the coding sequence TTGAAGATTATTATATCGAATACTTCAGATAGACCTATTTATGAGCAGATAACACATCAAATAAAAGATCTAATAATTAATGGAGAGTTAAAGGAAGCCCAGATTTTGCCTTCTATTAGAAATTTGGCAAAGGAGCTTAAAATAAGTGTCATTACAACCAAAAGGGCTTATGAAGAACTAGAAAGAGAAGGATATATATCTACAGTACCAGGAAAAGGATCGTATGTTTCTGCGCAAAATAAAGAACTCTTAAGAGAAAGTAGAGTCAGAATAGTGGAAGAAAAATTAGCAGAAGCTGTTTCAGCTGCTAAAACAATTAATATTACTTTTGAAGAGCTAAAAGAAATGCTTAAATTTTTTTATGAGGAGGCATAA
- a CDS encoding aminoacyl-tRNA deacylase translates to MDIYEEKIKSYMRNNEIKGEHMVFESSCHSVEEAAISANISIDDIVKNICMINEDGELIVAIVKGEDRASTTRVGKALGITRPRIATEEEVREKTGYVCGGVPSFGYKAIYLIDSKVMEREIVYTGGGSESSLIKISTDILKEINNGQVTRIRK, encoded by the coding sequence ATGGATATTTACGAGGAAAAGATTAAATCATATATGAGGAATAATGAAATTAAAGGGGAACATATGGTATTTGAAAGTAGTTGTCACTCGGTAGAAGAAGCTGCTATTTCAGCAAATATTTCAATAGATGATATTGTTAAAAATATATGTATGATTAATGAAGATGGAGAACTTATAGTTGCTATAGTAAAGGGAGAAGATAGAGCAAGTACTACCAGAGTTGGAAAAGCATTAGGAATTACAAGACCTAGAATTGCTACTGAAGAAGAAGTAAGAGAGAAGACAGGATATGTATGTGGCGGTGTACCGTCTTTTGGATATAAGGCGATATATCTTATAGATTCAAAAGTAATGGAAAGAGAAATAGTATATACAGGTGGAGGATCTGAAAGCTCTCTTATCAAAATATCAACTGATATATTAAAGGAAATAAATAATGGACAAGTTACTAGAATTAGAAAATAA
- the mgtE gene encoding magnesium transporter, whose translation MMQEILDLINENKFSQVRDKLTEMNVVDIAQILEELERDKVLIVFRILPKDISADVFSYISREQQAYIIESITDKEISNIVNELFLDDTIDFIEELPASVVKKVLKNTDKDKRNFINQILKYPENSAGSIMTIEFVDLKKEMTIKEALEHVRKTGVDKETIDTCYVIDGHRKLEGVISIRKLILSDEDELVKDVMHTNLIHINTLDDQETAADTFKKYDFLTMPVVDKEKRLVGIITIDDIVDIIEQENTEDFHKMAGMEPSEEEYLKTSPFKLAKHRIVWLLVLMVSATFTGNIIRRFEDVLQSVVILTSFIPMLMDTGGNAGSQSSTLIIRSLALGEVKLNDIFKVIRKELSVSILAGSVLSIVNFLRIYYLEGIAFNVSLTVSITLLFTVILAKLVGGILPILAKKIKVDPAIMASPLITTIVDASALILYFSVASWILNI comes from the coding sequence ATGATGCAAGAAATACTAGATCTCATCAATGAAAATAAGTTTTCACAAGTAAGAGATAAATTAACTGAAATGAACGTAGTTGATATTGCACAAATATTAGAAGAGCTTGAAAGAGATAAGGTTCTAATTGTTTTTAGAATATTACCTAAAGATATAAGTGCAGATGTATTCTCCTATATTTCTAGAGAGCAACAGGCATATATTATAGAATCTATTACGGATAAAGAAATATCAAATATAGTTAATGAACTTTTTCTAGATGATACAATAGATTTTATTGAAGAATTACCAGCTAGTGTAGTAAAGAAAGTGTTAAAAAACACTGATAAAGATAAACGTAATTTTATTAATCAGATCTTAAAATATCCAGAAAATTCGGCTGGAAGTATTATGACTATAGAGTTTGTGGACTTAAAGAAAGAAATGACAATAAAAGAAGCACTAGAACATGTAAGAAAAACAGGTGTAGATAAAGAAACAATAGATACATGTTATGTAATAGATGGACATAGAAAACTTGAAGGCGTTATATCTATAAGAAAGCTTATACTTAGTGATGAAGATGAGCTTGTAAAAGATGTTATGCATACTAATCTTATACATATAAATACTTTAGACGATCAAGAAACTGCAGCAGATACATTTAAAAAATATGATTTTTTAACAATGCCAGTAGTTGATAAAGAAAAAAGATTAGTTGGAATTATTACTATAGATGATATAGTTGACATTATAGAACAAGAAAACACAGAGGACTTTCACAAGATGGCTGGTATGGAACCGTCAGAAGAAGAATATTTAAAAACAAGTCCATTTAAACTTGCTAAGCATAGAATAGTATGGTTACTTGTACTAATGGTATCTGCGACTTTCACAGGAAATATAATAAGAAGATTTGAGGATGTATTACAATCTGTAGTAATACTTACTTCATTTATTCCTATGCTAATGGATACAGGTGGAAATGCAGGTTCTCAATCATCTACACTTATAATAAGAAGTTTAGCATTAGGAGAAGTAAAATTAAATGATATTTTCAAAGTTATAAGAAAGGAATTATCTGTAAGTATTTTAGCTGGTTCAGTTCTTTCAATAGTTAATTTTTTAAGAATTTATTACTTGGAAGGTATAGCTTTTAATGTTTCCCTTACAGTATCTATAACTTTATTATTCACAGTAATACTTGCAAAGTTAGTAGGAGGTATTTTACCTATACTAGCTAAAAAAATAAAAGTAGATCCTGCTATTATGGCAAGTCCACTTATAACTACAATTGTTGATGCATCTGCATTAATATTATACTTTTCTGTAGCATCATGGATATTAAATATATAG
- the ytaF gene encoding sporulation membrane protein YtaF gives MHLLSAILFAVSANLDNLVIGIAYGIKNIELRFKINIIIAILTSIGTFVSMLIGNFARSFIHEDIINLIGCTILIIIGSWFIKDFMKNRKIKNRKRNHNNEKEEKTNVTYIGILREPGCADKDNSGCIDIKESITLGLALSLNNFGLGIGASAAGLSIYITPILTFILSIALLSMGVKLGKRYLAHILGEYATLVSGIIIIFLGIYEMFI, from the coding sequence ATGCATTTGTTATCTGCGATTCTATTTGCAGTATCTGCAAACCTTGATAACTTAGTCATAGGAATAGCATATGGCATAAAGAATATAGAGCTGAGATTTAAAATTAATATTATAATTGCTATTTTAACAAGTATAGGTACGTTTGTATCTATGCTTATAGGAAACTTTGCAAGAAGCTTTATTCATGAAGATATAATAAATCTGATAGGATGTACTATACTCATAATTATAGGATCATGGTTTATAAAAGACTTTATGAAAAATAGGAAAATAAAAAACAGGAAACGTAATCATAATAATGAAAAAGAAGAGAAAACTAATGTAACTTATATAGGAATATTAAGAGAACCAGGATGTGCAGATAAAGATAATTCAGGATGCATAGACATAAAAGAATCTATAACTCTTGGATTAGCATTATCTCTTAATAATTTTGGACTTGGAATTGGTGCAAGTGCAGCAGGACTTAGTATATATATAACGCCTATACTTACTTTCATTCTAAGTATAGCTTTATTAAGTATGGGGGTAAAATTAGGAAAAAGATATTTGGCTCATATACTTGGAGAATATGCAACTTTGGTATCCGGGATTATAATTATATTCCTAGGTATATATGAGATGTTTATTTAA
- a CDS encoding cation:proton antiporter, with protein MENSVMLLTKQILTSTVVILFVGMIFGKLSRLIKLPDVVLFLLAGIIIGPAVLNLISIDEASIANQLILVYGSAFILYEGGREIKLQVLNQVKVSVGLLSTLGVVVSSAVVGYAASYIFNIELIYGLLIGAIVASTDPASLIPVFQQVKIVDKIKQTVISESAFNDAMGTIAVFSVLTVIRLGKFNFSQNIKELIIMIFGGILVGAIVGLLISLSISNKKFGIFYEYAPIMSMIVVAISYVSAELIGGSGYMASFVAGLVCGNKSTFGLRIPDTAYYVQVHFRETLATIFRMSIFILLGTHVNFESLSKYWGYSVLIVLILMFVARPLSVWISTIFDKKSEWTFKEKLFIMWVRETGVIPAAMSGIVVSLKLPGYQIVSSVVFMAIIITLAFQATTTKWVAQKLGVLQESNNSSNRSA; from the coding sequence ATGGAGAATTCAGTTATGCTGTTGACTAAACAGATATTAACTTCTACAGTTGTGATTCTATTCGTAGGCATGATTTTTGGAAAGTTAAGTCGACTAATTAAGCTTCCAGATGTAGTGTTATTTTTACTTGCTGGCATAATAATAGGTCCTGCCGTACTTAACTTGATAAGTATAGATGAAGCTTCTATTGCTAATCAATTAATATTAGTTTATGGTTCTGCTTTTATTCTTTATGAAGGTGGTAGAGAAATAAAGTTACAAGTTCTAAATCAAGTAAAAGTATCTGTCGGACTATTATCTACTTTAGGTGTAGTAGTATCTTCCGCAGTCGTTGGATATGCAGCTAGTTATATTTTCAATATAGAACTTATATATGGATTACTAATAGGTGCTATTGTAGCTTCAACAGATCCAGCTAGTTTAATCCCAGTATTTCAACAAGTAAAAATAGTTGACAAAATAAAGCAAACAGTAATAAGTGAGTCTGCATTTAATGATGCTATGGGAACTATAGCTGTATTTTCAGTATTAACTGTAATAAGATTAGGAAAGTTCAACTTTTCTCAAAATATAAAAGAACTGATTATAATGATATTTGGTGGTATTTTAGTTGGTGCAATAGTAGGTTTATTAATTTCTTTATCTATATCAAATAAAAAATTCGGAATATTCTATGAATATGCACCAATAATGTCTATGATAGTTGTTGCCATATCTTATGTTTCAGCAGAACTTATAGGTGGGTCCGGATATATGGCATCTTTCGTTGCAGGTCTAGTTTGCGGAAATAAATCAACTTTTGGACTTCGTATACCTGATACAGCTTACTATGTTCAGGTTCATTTTAGAGAAACTTTAGCTACTATATTTAGAATGTCTATATTTATATTATTAGGTACTCATGTAAACTTTGAATCACTATCTAAATATTGGGGATATTCAGTATTAATAGTTCTTATATTGATGTTTGTTGCAAGACCCTTGTCAGTTTGGATTTCAACAATATTTGATAAAAAATCAGAATGGACTTTCAAAGAAAAGTTATTCATTATGTGGGTTAGAGAAACAGGTGTAATACCGGCAGCTATGAGTGGTATTGTAGTATCTTTAAAGCTCCCTGGATATCAGATAGTATCTTCTGTAGTATTTATGGCAATAATTATAACATTAGCATTTCAAGCGACAACTACAAAGTGGGTAGCTCAAAAGTTAGGAGTACTACAAGAATCCAATAATTCTAGTAATAGATCTGCTTAG
- a CDS encoding diphthine--ammonia ligase, producing the protein MENINFFCSWSGGKDSCLSLYRAIKDGGIPKLLFTVFRGDGERSRSHGLDRSIIEAQSKSLGIPFEIRTADWGKYEGIFLDFLKEISIDGIQAGVFGDIDLQSHRDWVEAVCKKANVKPYLPLWKEQRESLVKEFVDLGFESVIVAVKSEIMGKEYLGRIIDHDLIKELKEKNIDPSGEGGEFHTVVIDGPIFDHKVELDFKEKIEVDKYCFLDVALK; encoded by the coding sequence ATGGAAAATATAAATTTCTTTTGTTCTTGGAGTGGAGGAAAAGATTCTTGTTTATCACTATATAGAGCTATTAAAGATGGTGGGATACCTAAACTGCTTTTTACTGTGTTTAGAGGTGATGGAGAACGTTCAAGATCACATGGCTTAGATAGAAGTATAATAGAAGCACAGTCTAAGTCTTTAGGAATACCTTTTGAAATTAGAACAGCAGACTGGGGTAAATACGAGGGTATATTTCTAGACTTTTTAAAAGAGATAAGTATAGATGGTATTCAAGCAGGAGTTTTTGGAGATATAGACCTTCAATCTCATAGAGATTGGGTTGAAGCTGTATGTAAAAAAGCTAATGTAAAACCATATTTACCATTATGGAAGGAACAAAGAGAAAGCTTAGTGAAAGAGTTTGTAGACTTGGGATTTGAGTCTGTGATAGTTGCTGTTAAAAGTGAAATAATGGGAAAAGAATATTTAGGAAGAATTATTGACCATGATTTAATAAAGGAGCTTAAGGAAAAGAATATAGATCCATCAGGAGAAGGTGGAGAATTTCATACAGTAGTTATAGATGGACCTATTTTTGATCACAAGGTTGAATTGGACTTTAAAGAAAAAATAGAAGTGGACAAGTATTGTTTTTTAGATGTAGCTTTAAAATAG
- a CDS encoding S-layer homology domain-containing protein, which translates to MAVMIVNVAKLTPSNSNKNFVDKKDISDWVQNSVNTAEAHGIISGYPDNTFKPKINATRAEAVTILIKVLK; encoded by the coding sequence ATGGCAGTTATGATTGTAAATGTAGCTAAGCTTACTCCTAGTAATTCTAATAAAAACTTTGTTGATAAAAAAGATATTTCAGATTGGGTACAAAATTCAGTAAATACAGCAGAAGCTCATGGAATCATAAGTGGCTACCCAGACAATACTTTCAAGCCAAAAATTAATGCTACTAGAGCAGAAGCAGTGACAATTCTTATTAAAGTCTTGAAATAA
- a CDS encoding polysaccharide deacetylase family protein yields MVKIKKKIIYGLTFSILILMFLLTRRIRVEARKNENHIPILMYHNIVTDPNETKPPLITITDKRFKRDMEYLKNNGYTTISFRELIDYKSGKGTLPKKPVVITFDDGLYSNYKYAYPILRENNMKATIFIIGSRVGKDTLSGRPIVPHFNWNEAKEMYDSGLIEIQPHTYNLHFFKESSTHGHGALPMTGESEKNHYDRFLKDTKKIKKLIKDNIGCESYVFAYPYGDYTATNEKVLKDLNFKSTLTTRSRYSDITDNLYGLKRINVPSHIELKDLLRKIRY; encoded by the coding sequence GTGGTTAAAATTAAAAAGAAAATAATATATGGACTAACTTTTTCTATTTTAATACTAATGTTTTTACTTACAAGGAGAATAAGAGTAGAAGCTAGAAAAAACGAAAATCATATACCAATTTTAATGTATCATAATATAGTAACAGATCCTAACGAAACTAAGCCACCTTTAATAACAATAACTGATAAAAGATTTAAAAGAGATATGGAATACTTAAAAAATAATGGTTATACTACAATATCTTTTAGAGAGTTAATAGATTATAAAAGTGGAAAGGGGACACTTCCTAAAAAACCTGTAGTTATAACGTTTGATGATGGATTATACAGCAATTATAAATATGCTTATCCAATATTAAGAGAAAATAATATGAAAGCTACTATATTTATAATAGGTTCTAGAGTAGGAAAAGATACGTTAAGTGGAAGACCTATAGTTCCTCATTTTAATTGGAATGAGGCAAAAGAAATGTACGATAGTGGGCTTATAGAAATACAACCTCATACTTATAATTTACATTTTTTTAAGGAAAGTTCTACACATGGACATGGAGCTTTACCAATGACTGGTGAAAGTGAGAAAAATCATTATGATAGATTCTTAAAGGATACTAAAAAAATCAAAAAGCTCATAAAGGATAATATAGGATGTGAATCTTATGTTTTCGCTTATCCTTATGGAGACTATACAGCTACAAATGAGAAAGTTCTTAAAGATTTAAATTTTAAATCAACTCTCACTACTAGAAGTAGATACTCAGATATAACAGATAATCTATATGGGCTTAAAAGAATAAATGTACCATCACATATTGAACTTAAAGATCTTTTAAGGAAAATAAGGTATTAA
- a CDS encoding YxeA family protein: protein MKKYILTISALFMCISLLAGCSNSFKQLINKIANDKYYVKITEEGTLIEDKVKEDKTSISVGYTLVAYDKNGVEKKISFKVGEQLKQNSYLLLYLSDIEGVTSYKKIKEEDLPKKVKEKFNVK, encoded by the coding sequence ATGAAAAAGTATATTTTAACTATTAGCGCTTTATTCATGTGTATATCTTTATTAGCAGGATGTAGCAATTCTTTTAAACAACTTATAAATAAAATAGCTAATGATAAATATTATGTAAAAATTACGGAAGAAGGTACTTTAATAGAAGATAAAGTTAAAGAAGATAAAACATCAATTAGTGTAGGATATACTTTAGTTGCTTATGATAAAAATGGTGTAGAGAAAAAAATATCGTTCAAAGTTGGAGAACAACTTAAACAAAATAGCTACTTACTTCTGTATTTATCAGATATAGAAGGTGTAACATCTTATAAAAAGATTAAGGAAGAAGATTTACCTAAAAAAGTAAAAGAGAAATTTAATGTTAAGTAG
- a CDS encoding ABC transporter ATP-binding protein, which produces MEPILEIKNLKKDFKDFSLKNINLTLERGYIMGFIGPNGSGKSTTIKLIMNLLKKDSGEIKVFGKDNIKHEQEIKSRIGFVYDENYFYEELTVIEMKKIVAPFYKKWSEDIFNKYVKEFELPLKRKIKDLSKGMKMKFSLAIALSHDAELLIMDEPTAGLDPIVRSELLDILYNIIQDENKSVFFSTHITSDLDKIADFVTMIYKGETIFCMQKDDILDSHRIIKGDKELLNEEITNKFIGLKENNYGFEALVKDKKWARDIFGDSIIIDKPNLEDIMVYYARRNKNA; this is translated from the coding sequence ATGGAACCCATTCTTGAAATTAAAAATTTGAAAAAAGATTTTAAAGACTTTAGTTTAAAAAATATAAATTTAACCCTTGAAAGAGGATATATTATGGGTTTTATAGGACCTAATGGATCAGGAAAAAGCACTACTATAAAGCTTATTATGAATTTACTTAAAAAAGATAGTGGAGAGATAAAAGTATTTGGAAAAGACAATATAAAACATGAGCAAGAAATAAAAAGTAGAATCGGATTTGTATATGATGAAAACTATTTTTATGAAGAACTAACTGTAATTGAAATGAAAAAAATTGTAGCACCTTTTTATAAAAAATGGAGTGAAGATATTTTTAATAAATATGTTAAAGAATTTGAATTACCGTTAAAAAGAAAAATAAAAGATTTATCTAAAGGTATGAAAATGAAATTTTCACTTGCGATAGCACTATCACATGATGCTGAACTATTGATAATGGATGAGCCTACGGCAGGATTAGATCCTATAGTTAGAAGTGAACTTTTAGATATATTATATAACATAATACAAGACGAGAACAAAAGTGTGTTCTTTTCAACACATATAACTTCAGATTTAGATAAGATAGCAGATTTTGTTACTATGATATATAAAGGAGAAACAATATTTTGTATGCAGAAAGATGATATTTTAGATAGCCATAGAATTATAAAAGGTGATAAAGAACTATTAAATGAAGAAATAACTAATAAATTTATTGGATTAAAAGAAAATAATTATGGATTTGAAGCATTAGTAAAAGACAAGAAATGGGCTAGAGATATATTTGGAGACAGCATTATTATAGATAAGCCTAATTTAGAGGATATAATGGTTTATTATGCAAGGAGGAATAAAAATGCTTAA
- a CDS encoding multidrug resistance efflux transporter family protein gives MYIHCYISVYTNLITKNHITYFHWFHLIDNFFINNFNYSILLALFSGVSATVLYYQATDMVKNQSSVLAAVESTQSCTMVFTVLGDILLLNESISKGLSLVGIILIIFGMIMNSLIIGRNHHSIL, from the coding sequence ATATATATTCATTGTTATATCTCAGTATATACTAATTTAATAACTAAAAATCATATTACTTATTTTCATTGGTTTCATCTCATAGATAACTTTTTTATTAATAATTTTAATTATTCAATTTTATTAGCTCTATTTTCTGGTGTTTCTGCTACAGTTCTATATTATCAAGCAACTGATATGGTAAAAAATCAATCTTCAGTATTAGCGGCCGTTGAATCTACCCAATCTTGTACAATGGTATTTACTGTACTTGGTGATATACTTTTACTAAATGAATCCATATCAAAAGGCTTATCATTAGTTGGAATAATACTAATTATTTTTGGTATGATTATGAATAGCTTAATTATAGGTAGAAATCATCACAGTATTTTATAG
- a CDS encoding Mrp/NBP35 family ATP-binding protein: protein MANCNGCPSQNRCGKQDTCGVENNPRNNIKNVIGVMSGKGGVGKSTVSTILANELRQKGYKVGILDADITGPSIPRLTNTQNKKAMMSTEEMIIPIITENGIKVMSLNFLLEDENQPVIWRGPIVGSTAKKFWTDTLWEDLDYLIIDMPPGTGDVALTVMQSVPINGIVMVSIPQDLVSMIVSKGVNMARKLDIPVIGVVENMSYILCPDCDSKIRLYEGENTEQFLNDMDLKLLGEIPMCKEITDISKNGMKKITNKEIKDILENMTNNIISSL, encoded by the coding sequence ATGGCTAATTGTAATGGATGTCCTTCACAAAATAGATGTGGGAAACAAGATACTTGTGGAGTAGAAAATAATCCAAGAAACAATATAAAAAATGTAATCGGTGTTATGAGTGGAAAGGGTGGAGTTGGAAAATCCACTGTATCTACTATACTGGCAAATGAACTTAGACAAAAGGGATATAAGGTAGGAATATTAGATGCAGATATTACTGGACCTAGTATACCTAGACTTACTAATACACAAAATAAAAAGGCGATGATGTCTACAGAAGAGATGATAATTCCTATTATAACTGAAAATGGTATAAAGGTTATGTCATTAAATTTTCTGTTAGAAGATGAAAATCAACCAGTCATCTGGAGAGGACCTATAGTAGGAAGTACAGCTAAAAAGTTTTGGACAGATACATTATGGGAAGATCTTGATTATCTAATAATTGATATGCCACCAGGAACAGGTGATGTTGCATTAACTGTTATGCAGTCAGTGCCTATAAATGGAATAGTCATGGTTTCTATACCTCAAGATTTAGTATCAATGATTGTATCAAAAGGTGTAAATATGGCTAGAAAGCTTGATATACCAGTGATAGGCGTTGTAGAAAATATGAGCTATATATTATGTCCTGATTGTGATAGTAAAATAAGGCTATATGAAGGAGAAAATACAGAACAATTTTTAAATGATATGGATTTAAAATTATTGGGTGAAATTCCAATGTGTAAGGAAATAACCGATATTTCTAAGAATGGAATGAAGAAAATAACTAATAAGGAAATAAAAGATATATTAGAAAACATGACAAATAATATTATATCTTCACTTTAA
- a CDS encoding ABC-2 transporter permease has translation MLNLVFKDILVQKKSLLFYFIYIIIAGMAFKGIGLGGFTAAVMMLSYVFLANSCTYDDKNKAHFMLNSLPVKRSKIVLSKYVSMLLFFFLSILMYLSIYHLVKLISLPMSLNLNLSSINIEGLLGTFFALSLFAGIYLPIFFKFGDTKSRTISIVLYLVVFFGFALVVQSLNSIKQLSFFQNIYEAIKPFTKNDMIIGTSIALISILILTLSYFVSIKFYKNREF, from the coding sequence ATGCTTAATTTGGTATTTAAAGATATATTAGTTCAGAAAAAAAGTTTGTTATTTTATTTCATATATATAATTATAGCAGGTATGGCATTTAAAGGAATAGGACTTGGTGGGTTTACAGCGGCTGTTATGATGTTAAGTTATGTTTTTTTAGCTAATTCATGTACTTATGATGATAAGAATAAGGCACATTTTATGTTGAATAGCTTACCAGTTAAGAGGAGCAAAATAGTTTTGTCTAAATATGTTTCTATGCTATTATTTTTCTTCTTATCTATTTTAATGTATCTATCAATATATCATCTTGTTAAACTGATAAGTTTACCAATGAGTTTAAATCTAAATCTAAGTTCTATTAACATAGAGGGATTATTAGGAACTTTTTTTGCACTAAGCTTATTTGCAGGTATATATCTTCCAATATTTTTTAAATTCGGAGATACAAAGTCAAGAACTATATCTATAGTACTATATTTAGTAGTGTTCTTTGGATTTGCACTTGTTGTTCAAAGTCTTAATAGTATAAAACAACTTAGTTTTTTTCAAAACATATATGAAGCAATAAAACCTTTTACAAAAAATGATATGATAATAGGAACTTCAATTGCACTAATTTCAATACTGATATTGACACTATCTTATTTTGTATCAATAAAATTCTATAAAAATAGAGAATTCTAA
- a CDS encoding S-layer homology domain-containing protein, with protein MSCRKIICGYKDGSFKPNNKITRAEFTTLVVNTFNLESSTNKVFSDTENH; from the coding sequence ATTAGTTGTAGGAAAATTATATGTGGATATAAAGATGGAAGCTTTAAACCAAATAATAAAATTACTAGAGCTGAATTTACGACTCTTGTAGTAAATACTTTTAATCTAGAGTCTAGTACAAATAAAGTGTTTTCTGATACTGAAAACCATTAG
- a CDS encoding manganese-dependent inorganic pyrophosphatase yields the protein MSILVFGHKNPDTDSITAAISFSYLKNQLGFDTEPAALGEPSKETQYILDYFKVEKPQIIKNVSGKKVMLVDHNEYGQSAEGLEEAELLEIIDHHKIGDITTSVPINFRNMTVGSSCTVVFTMFKENGIEIPYNIAGLLISGIISDTLLFRSPTTTDIDRNAVEELNKILKLDLEEYAMNVFKSGTSLEGYTIEEIFYRDFKEFKLNDDRIGIGQVFTLDIEKVFERKQEFIDFMKKSSKDNGYYITLLAITDILKEGSYILFECDNPKIISSAFNVQAEQGVFVEGLVSRKKQIVPNITDAINLCK from the coding sequence ATGTCAATATTAGTCTTTGGACATAAAAATCCTGATACGGATTCTATTACAGCAGCTATATCATTTTCATACTTAAAAAATCAATTAGGTTTTGATACAGAACCTGCTGCGTTAGGAGAACCTAGTAAAGAAACTCAATATATATTAGATTACTTTAAGGTTGAAAAACCACAGATAATAAAAAATGTGAGTGGAAAAAAAGTAATGCTTGTTGACCACAATGAATATGGTCAAAGTGCAGAAGGATTAGAAGAAGCTGAGCTTCTAGAAATAATAGATCATCACAAAATAGGAGATATTACAACTTCAGTACCTATAAACTTCAGAAATATGACTGTAGGGAGTAGTTGCACAGTTGTATTCACTATGTTTAAAGAAAATGGCATAGAAATTCCTTACAATATAGCTGGACTTTTAATATCAGGAATAATATCTGATACATTATTATTTAGATCACCAACAACTACAGATATAGATAGAAATGCAGTAGAAGAATTGAATAAAATTTTAAAATTAGATTTAGAAGAATATGCTATGAATGTATTTAAGTCAGGAACTTCTTTAGAAGGATACACCATAGAGGAAATATTCTATAGAGACTTTAAAGAATTTAAATTAAATGATGATAGAATAGGAATAGGACAAGTATTTACTTTAGATATTGAAAAAGTATTTGAACGTAAACAAGAGTTTATAGACTTTATGAAGAAATCTAGTAAGGATAATGGATATTATATTACTTTATTAGCAATTACTGATATATTAAAAGAGGGTTCATATATATTATTTGAATGTGATAATCCTAAGATTATAAGCTCAGCATTTAATGTGCAAGCAGAACAAGGAGTATTTGTTGAAGGACTAGTATCAAGAAAGAAACAAATAGTACCTAATATTACAGATGCTATAAATCTTTGTAAATAG